The Lemur catta isolate mLemCat1 chromosome X, mLemCat1.pri, whole genome shotgun sequence genome has a window encoding:
- the LOC123628544 gene encoding eukaryotic translation initiation factor 1-like, whose protein sequence is MSTIQNLHSFDPFADASKGDDLLPAGTEDYIHIRIDQRNGRKTLTTVQGIADDYDKKKLVKAFKKKFACNGTVIEHPEYGKVIQLQGDQRKNIYQFLIETGLAKDDQLKVHGF, encoded by the coding sequence ATGTCCACTATCCAGAACCTCCACTCTTTCGACCCCTTTGCTGATGCAAGTAAGGGTGATGACCTGCTTCCTGCTGGCACTGAGGATTATATCCACATAAGAATTGACCAGAGAAACGGCAGGAAGACCCTTACTACTGTCCAAGGGATCGCTGATGattatgataaaaagaaattagtgaaGGCGTTTAAGAAGAAATTTGCCTGCAATGGTACTGTAATTGAGCATCCAGAATATGGAAAAGTAATTCAGCTACAGGGTGACCAGCGCAAGAACATATACCAGTTCCTTATAGAGACTGGACTGGCTAAAGACGATCAGCTGAAGGTTCATGGGTTTTAA